In Mycteria americana isolate JAX WOST 10 ecotype Jacksonville Zoo and Gardens chromosome 5, USCA_MyAme_1.0, whole genome shotgun sequence, one DNA window encodes the following:
- the CHST14 gene encoding carbohydrate sulfotransferase 14, translated as MFPRPPFPGEVRRAAASGRSRSRPRGGGGGTVLLPSMLMFGVILASSGLLLMIEKGILAEVKPPPLHPAAGELSRRGGGGGGGEAAGDLDYEVLRDIRNRTIRAVCGQRAMPRSVWELPAGQRRTVLRHLLVSDKYRFLYCYVPKVACSNWKRILKVLDGALESVDVKLKMDHKSDLVFLGDMKPDEISYRLKNYYKFIFVRNPMERLLSAYRNKFGEIKEYQQKYGVEIVRRYRKNGGSSAGDDVTFSEFLRYLLDEEAERMNEHWMPIYNLCQPCAVRYDFIGSYERLNADADYVLERVQSPSFIRFPERQSWYKPVTAETLHYYLCNTQRRLIKELLTKYILDFSLFAYPLPNITSEFCRQ; from the coding sequence ATGTTCCCCCgtccccccttccccggggaggTGCGGCGGGCGGCCGCCTCGGGCCGCAGCCGGTcccgcccgcggggcggcggcggcggcaccgtgCTGCTGCCTTCCATGCTGATGTTCGGCGTGATCTTGGCCTCCAGCGGGCTGCTCCTGATGATCGAGAAGGGCATCCTGGCCGAGGTGAAGCCGCCGCCGCTGCACCCGGCGGCGGGGGAGCTCTCCCGGCGGGGCGGAggtgggggcggcggggaggccgccGGCGACCTGGACTACGAGGTGCTGCGGGACATCCGCAACCGCACCATCCGCGCCGTCTGCGGGCAGCGGGCCATGCCCCGCAGCGTCTGGGAGCTGCCGGCCGGGCAGCGACGGACGGTCCTCCGGCACCTCCTGGTCAGCGACAAGTACCGCTTCTTGTACTGCTACGTGCCCAAGGTGGCCTGCTCCAACTGGAAGCGCATCCTGAAGGTGCTGGACGGGGCGCTGGAGAGCGTCGACGTCAAGCTGAAGATGGACCACAAGAGCGACCTGGTGTTCCTGGGCGACATGAAGCCGGACGAGATCAGCTACCGCCTGAAGAACTACTACAAGTTCATCTTCGTGCGAAACCCCATGGAGAGGCTGCTGTCAGCCTACAGGAATAAATTTGGGGAGATCAAGGAGTACCAGCAGAAGTACGGGGTGGAGATCGTCAGGCGGTATCGGAAGAACGGGGGGAGTTCGGCGGGCGACGACGTGACCTTCTCCGAGTTTCTCCGGTACCTGCTGGACGAGGAGGCGGAGAGGATGAACGAGCACTGGATGCCCATCTACAACCTGTGCCAGCCCTGCGCTGTCAGGTACGACTTCATCGGCTCCTACGAGCGGCTGAACGCGGATGCCGACTACGTCCTGGAGCGAGTCCAGTCGCCCTCCTTCATCCGCTTCCCCGAACGGCAGTCGTGGTACAAGCCTGTGACAGCAGAAACACTCCATTACTACCTGTGCAACACCCAACGCCGGCTGATAAAAGAGCTGTTAACAAAATATATCCtggatttttccctctttgcctACCCCCTTCCCAACATAACCAGCGAATTCTGCAGGCAATGA